CACGGAAGTTAAGCTCTTTAGCGCCGATGGTAGTTGGGGGTTTCCCCCTGTTAGAGTAGGACGTCGCTAGGCAATGAGGAAGATGGATGAAAATCCATCTTCTTTTTTTGTGCTTTTAAAAAGAAGAAAATCAAATAAGGTGGTTTGGCGCATGCCAAACTTCTGATTATGGGTGACTGGGGTGTGAAGGGTGGAGGGTATAGAGCTTGGATCGGGCAGAGATTGGTTGTCGAGATTTAGCGAACAGCCTTTATTTTTGGTTTTAGACTTAATTGAGGTTCGTTTCGACTTAATTCGCTCACATTTTGACTTAATTTTGTTCATTTAGACTTAATTAGATGTGAAACATACCCCGGCTCGTATTCTTCAAAAACCTGTGTCAACACCAATAACCCTCTCACAAGCCTCAAATTAGGAAAAAGATGGCCACAGCCATCTTCCATCACGCTATATTCCACAAACAAAAGCTCAAGATCCACCAAAAAGAACCTATAGCAGCTCTTACAAACATCACCCAAGCCAAAACTTCACCAAAACTCCGCAGTTCTCGCCTTCAAAATTCATCAACGCGACCGCACAACATTTTCCGTTAGCACACAACACAACACAACAAACCCATCGTCGAACCTCAAAAAAAATCCTCGATCCCCGCACATCCATCCTCCTCCAAAAGCATCATCTTTTCGACAGAATCATACAGGTTAAGAAGATTATCATGAGGCAATAATGGGGAATAGAGATTTGCATTTTCGGAAAAAGGCAGGCTATAATATAACTATAGTCAAAGTTAGTCAAAGTCAGAAGGGGGAGGGGAAATGAGGAATATTTCAGATGTAATTGAAAATTACTTAAAGCAAATTCTCTCAAGCTCTAATGATCCGTCCATTGAAATTAAGCGGACGGATATTGCTGAAAGGTTTCAATGCGTGCCTTCTCAAATAAACTACGTTATTAACACGAGATTTACGATTGAAAAAGGGTTCGTAGTGGAAAGTAAAAGAGGTGGAGGAGGTTATATTCGGATTATGAAAGTCCGTACCGAAAGCTCCGCTCACTTAATTGATCACTTAACCACCTTGATTGGTGAAAGGATATCGCAAGGCAACGCAGAAAATGTAATAAAGAGACTTATGGAAGAAACGATCGTTTCAGAACGAGAAGCAAGACTTATGCTGAGTGTGATGGACAGATCTATTTTAAAGCTTAACCTTCCAGAACGAGACGAATTACGAGCAGAATTATTAAAAGCTATGATAAAAACGTTAAAATATCGAACCACATAGCCCTTTTTTTCATTCTATATAAAGGGAGGGAGCAGAATGAATTGTGAAGAGTGCCATGAACGTGAAGCTTCATTGCATTTTACCAAAATCATAAATGGAGAAAAAACCGAATTTCACATTTGTGAACATTGTGCCAAAGAAAAAGGAGAATTCTTGCCGGGGTCGAATTCTTTCTCCATTCACCAATTGCTTTCTGGTCTTTTACACGGTGATGGACATGTCCCGAACACACCATCATCCAACTTCATTCCGCCCTCATTAACCTGTGAAAAATGCGGAATGAGTTATTATCAGTTTGCGAAGATCGGCCGCTTTGGGTGTGAGAATTGCTACAAGGCATTTGATTCAAAGCTTAATCCGATTTTTAAAAGAGTTCATGGTGGTAATACCTTGCATGCAGGGAAGATTCCACTCCGTGCAGGAAGCAGTATTCAAGAAAAAAAGCAGCTTCAGCAATTAAAGCAAGCTTTGCAGCAGTATATATTAAATGAGGAATTTGAAAAAGCTGCTGAAACAAGGGATGTCATCAGAGAGATCGAGCACCGCTTACAACAGGGGAGGGATACGTAACCGATGTCTTTGGAACGATTTATCAGTGACGCGATCAGTCCCTGGATGAAACGGGAGGGGCCAGAATCGGATATAGTTCTTTCGAGCCGTGTCCGACTTGCAAGGAATATTCATCAATATGTTTTTCCCATCGCAGCAGATAAAGAATCGGCTCATGAAGTCATATCAGCGATCTCAACTTGTATGGTCGAAGATAATGAAGAAGCAGAAAAGCTGGAAATGCTGATGATGGAGGAGTTAAAACCTGTTCAAAAACGGGTACTTGTTGAGAAACATCTGATTAGTCCCAATTTAGCAGAGCAAGCGAAGTACGGTGCGGTTCTCATGAATGCAGATGAATCAGTGAGCATCATGGTGAACGAAGAAGATCATATACGCATCCAATGTTTAGCACCAGGCTTTCAACTAGAAGAAGTGCTTCATCGGGCGAATGAGATCGATGATTCCATTGAAAAAAACGTTGATTATGCGTTTGATGAAAAAAGAGGATATTTAACAAGCTGTCCGACGAATGTAGGAACTGGACTTCGAGCCTCTGTCATGATGCATCTTCCAGCGCTCGTACTCTCAAAAAAGATGAGTCGTATCATCCCAGCAATCAATCAGCTAGGGTTAGCGGTGAGAGGCATATATGGAGAAGGTACCGAGGCACAAGGAAACATTTTTCAAATTTCAAACCAGATGACACTGGGCAAGTCGGAAGAGGATATTATGGAAGATCTCGCAGGTGTCGTCATGCAGGTCATCCAACAAGAACGAGCAGCTCGCAAACAGCTGCAGGATGGATTGAAATTACAGCTTGAAGACAAGTTATTCCGTTCATTAGGAACGTTAGAGAACTGCAGGATTATCCAGTCAAAAGAAGCTGCCAAATGTTTATCAGATGTGCGGCTTGGTATTGATTTAGAGATTTTACCTGGGATTTCAAAAACGATACTAAATGAACTTATGATACTTACACAACCAGGTTTTCTTCAACAATATGCAGGTGAAGTTCTAACTCCAGAAGAACGTGACATAAGAAGAGCCACTTTAATCAGAGAAAGAATAAAATTGGAAAACCGATAAGGAGCGTGACGAGTATGATGTTTGGTCGTTTTACAGAGAGAGCACAAAAAGTTTTAGCTTTAGCACAAGAAGAAGCAATTCGATTAGGTCATAATAACGTGGGAACAGAACATATCCTACTGGGATTAATCCGTGAGGGAGAAGGAATTGCAGCGAAAGCTCTTCAAGTTCTTGGTCTAGGGCCAGAAAAGATTCAAAAAGAAGTGGAAACATTGATCGGCCGCGGTCAGGAAGCTGTTCAAACGATTCACTATACCCCTCGTGCTAAAAAAGTGATCGAACTTTCCATGGATGAGGCTCGTAAACTCGGACATTCATACGTGGGAACAGAACATATTCTATTAGGCTTGATCCGTGAAGGAGAAGGTGTTGCAGCTCGTGTTCTAAACAACCTTGGTGTCAGCCTTAACAAAGCGCGTCAGCAAGTGCTGCAGTTACTAGGAAGCAATGAATCTTCTTCAAGTCATAGAGGTTCATCTGCGAGTGCTAACACACCAACGTTAGACAGCTTAGCACGTGATCTTACGGCGATTGCTCGTGAAGGTACATTAGACCCTGTAATCGGGCGTGCTAAAGAAATTCAGCGTGTTATCGAGGTTCTAAGCCGTCGTACGAAGAACAACCCAGTTTTGATTGGGGAACCAGGTGTTGGTAAAACAGCTATCGCAGAAGGTCTAGCTCAGCAGATCATTAATAACGAAGTGCCAGAAACACTTCGTGATAAGCGTGTTATGACGCTTGATATGGGTACAGTTGTAGCAGGAACGAAGTACAGAGGTGAATTTGAAGATCGTCTGAAAAAAGTAATGGATGAGATCCGACAGGCAGGGAATATCATTCTATTCATCGATGAACTTCATACGCTGATTGGTGCAGGTGGAGCAGAAGGTGCGATTGATGCATCCAACATTCTGAAGCCAGCTCTTGCTCGCGGCGAGCTTCAATGTATCGGTGCTACAACACTTGATGAATACAGAAAATATATTGAAAAAGATGCAGCGCTTGAGCGTCGTTTCCAGCCAATCACGGTTAACGAGCCAACAAAGGATGAAAGTATTCAAATTCTTCAAGGACTGCGCGATCGGTATGAAGCTCACCACCGTGTGACGATTACGGATGAAGCGATTGAAGCGTCTGTTCAGTTATCTGATCGATACATTTCAGATCGTTTCTTACCAGATAAAGCGATCGATCTCATTGATGAAGCGGCGTCAAAAGTTCGTCTTCGTTCTTATACAGCACCGCCAAATTTAAAAGAGCTTGAGCAAAAGCTAGAGGAAGTTCGTAAGGAGAAGGATGCGGCTGTTCAAAGTCAAGAATTTGAAAAAGCAGCTTCACTTCGAGATTCTGAACAACGCCTTCGCGAAGAGTTAGAAAAAACGAAGGATGTTTGGAAAGAGAAGCAAGGTAAAGAAAACACAGAAGTAACGCCAGAAGATATCGCACAAGTTGTATCCTCTTGGACGGGAGTTCCAGTTTCTAAGCTTGCTGAAGAAGAAACAGAACGCCTTCTGAAGATGGAAGAGATTCTGCATGATCGTGTTATCGGTCAGTCTGAGGCGGTTACGGCAATTTCTAAAGCGATCCGAAGAGCACGTGCTGGACTCAAAGATCCGAAGCGTCCGATCGGCTCGTTCATCTTCTTAGGACCAACAGGTGTAGGTAAAACGGAGCTTGCAAGAGCTGTTGCCGAAACACTATTTGGTGATGAAGATGCGATTATCCGTATCGATATGTCTGAATACATGGAGAAGCATACAACATCCCGTCTCGTTGGTTCGCCTCCAGGCTATGTTGGACACGAAGAGGGCGGCCAGTTAACAGAGAAAGTAAGAAGAAAGCCTTACTCTGTTATCTTGCTTGATGAGATCGAAAAAGCGCATCCGGAAGTATTCAACATCTTGCTTCAAGTGCTAGAAGATGGTCGTCTTACTGATTCTAAGGGACGTACGGTCGATTTCCGCAACACAGTTGTAATCATGACTTCAAACGTAGGAGCGAGCACGCTTAAGCGTAACCGTTCACTAGGGTTTGCTGTTCATAACGAAGGTCAAAAGTACAACGATATGAAGTCTAAAGTAATGGATGAACTAAAGCGTGCATTCCGTCCAGAGTTCTTGAACCGTATTGATGAGATCATCGTGTTCCATTCTCTAGAAAAAGAGCACTTGCTAAGAATCGTTAGCCTGATGGCCGCATCACTGAAACAACGTTTAAGTGATCAAGGTATCGAGATCGAGTTGACTCAAGCTGCTCTCGAGAAGATTACAGAAGAAGGATACGATCCAGATTACGGAGCTCGTCCATTGCGTCGTGCCCTACAGCGTAAGATTGAAGATCGATTATCTGAAGAGCTTTTAAGAGGAAATATCAACAAAGGGCAGACCGTTAAGATCGATGTGGAAGAGAACGATTTTGTCGTTCAAACGGTCTAACTTTTACCACATATGAGAATATCCTACAAAAGACCCGGAAGACAGACATGTCCTCCGGGTTTTTGTCGAAATAATCTTAGCTGTTCGCCTTTTTTTGCAGAGCTCAAATGGAAGTAGTTGTTAGGTTTTATGTTATGATATTAGTGAAGAAATCTTGATATTTTCAGTATTTAACTAATTAAAATAGTAAACCTATTTTTTCCTTTACAATGATGCCTTGAAAGTGGTTGGTTTCCGTTACAGGTGTTCGCTTTCCGCGGGGCGTGCGGTGAGCCCCCTGCCGCTCTGCGCCTTTAGGGGTCTCTCCTGCCCACTCGTCCCGCAGGAGTCTCACACCTTCCACTCCAATCAACCTTTCAATGAAGTCTTTTCAGGAATACTTTAGAAGCATCAATTCACTAAGCATCTGAAACTAGAAACTAAAGGTTATGAAATAGATAGATATTAAAGTGTTAAGTTTTGAAGAGGAGTTTTTATAGATGGCTAAAGTAAAATCAATCTTTCTTTGCCAAGATTGCGGTTATGAATCACCGAAATGGATGGGGAAATGTCCCGGTTGCCATGCGTGGAACACGATGGTGGAGGAAACGATTCGACCTGAAAAAAATATAAGAGGATTAAGCTCTGGCGGAGATAAGAACGTAAAGCAAAAACCTCAGTCAATAGCGGATGTGAAAAGCGAGCAAGAACCACGCATACCTACAAACTATCAGGAATTCAACCGTGTACTAGGTGGAGGAATCGTTCCAGGCTCTATGGTTTTAGTTGGTGGAGACCCCGGAATTGGTAAGTCCACGTTGTTGCTGCAAACATCAGCACAGCTTGCACAAAAAGGAGAGCGTGTTCTATACATATCTGGTGAGGAATCTGTGAAACAGACGAAGCTGCGTGCCGATCGTTTAGATATCGACGCGAAGGACTTGTTTGTTTTAGCAGAAACAGATT
This sequence is a window from Fictibacillus halophilus. Protein-coding genes within it:
- a CDS encoding CtsR family transcriptional regulator, yielding MRNISDVIENYLKQILSSSNDPSIEIKRTDIAERFQCVPSQINYVINTRFTIEKGFVVESKRGGGGYIRIMKVRTESSAHLIDHLTTLIGERISQGNAENVIKRLMEETIVSEREARLMLSVMDRSILKLNLPERDELRAELLKAMIKTLKYRTT
- a CDS encoding UvrB/UvrC motif-containing protein, encoding MNCEECHEREASLHFTKIINGEKTEFHICEHCAKEKGEFLPGSNSFSIHQLLSGLLHGDGHVPNTPSSNFIPPSLTCEKCGMSYYQFAKIGRFGCENCYKAFDSKLNPIFKRVHGGNTLHAGKIPLRAGSSIQEKKQLQQLKQALQQYILNEEFEKAAETRDVIREIEHRLQQGRDT
- a CDS encoding protein arginine kinase encodes the protein MSLERFISDAISPWMKREGPESDIVLSSRVRLARNIHQYVFPIAADKESAHEVISAISTCMVEDNEEAEKLEMLMMEELKPVQKRVLVEKHLISPNLAEQAKYGAVLMNADESVSIMVNEEDHIRIQCLAPGFQLEEVLHRANEIDDSIEKNVDYAFDEKRGYLTSCPTNVGTGLRASVMMHLPALVLSKKMSRIIPAINQLGLAVRGIYGEGTEAQGNIFQISNQMTLGKSEEDIMEDLAGVVMQVIQQERAARKQLQDGLKLQLEDKLFRSLGTLENCRIIQSKEAAKCLSDVRLGIDLEILPGISKTILNELMILTQPGFLQQYAGEVLTPEERDIRRATLIRERIKLENR
- the clpC gene encoding ATP-dependent protease ATP-binding subunit ClpC produces the protein MMFGRFTERAQKVLALAQEEAIRLGHNNVGTEHILLGLIREGEGIAAKALQVLGLGPEKIQKEVETLIGRGQEAVQTIHYTPRAKKVIELSMDEARKLGHSYVGTEHILLGLIREGEGVAARVLNNLGVSLNKARQQVLQLLGSNESSSSHRGSSASANTPTLDSLARDLTAIAREGTLDPVIGRAKEIQRVIEVLSRRTKNNPVLIGEPGVGKTAIAEGLAQQIINNEVPETLRDKRVMTLDMGTVVAGTKYRGEFEDRLKKVMDEIRQAGNIILFIDELHTLIGAGGAEGAIDASNILKPALARGELQCIGATTLDEYRKYIEKDAALERRFQPITVNEPTKDESIQILQGLRDRYEAHHRVTITDEAIEASVQLSDRYISDRFLPDKAIDLIDEAASKVRLRSYTAPPNLKELEQKLEEVRKEKDAAVQSQEFEKAASLRDSEQRLREELEKTKDVWKEKQGKENTEVTPEDIAQVVSSWTGVPVSKLAEEETERLLKMEEILHDRVIGQSEAVTAISKAIRRARAGLKDPKRPIGSFIFLGPTGVGKTELARAVAETLFGDEDAIIRIDMSEYMEKHTTSRLVGSPPGYVGHEEGGQLTEKVRRKPYSVILLDEIEKAHPEVFNILLQVLEDGRLTDSKGRTVDFRNTVVIMTSNVGASTLKRNRSLGFAVHNEGQKYNDMKSKVMDELKRAFRPEFLNRIDEIIVFHSLEKEHLLRIVSLMAASLKQRLSDQGIEIELTQAALEKITEEGYDPDYGARPLRRALQRKIEDRLSEELLRGNINKGQTVKIDVEENDFVVQTV